One Scophthalmus maximus strain ysfricsl-2021 chromosome 9, ASM2237912v1, whole genome shotgun sequence genomic region harbors:
- the LOC118319195 gene encoding UDP-N-acetylglucosamine--peptide N-acetylglucosaminyltransferase 110 kDa subunit isoform X1, with amino-acid sequence MASSVGNVADSTEPTKRMLSFQGLAELAHREYQSGDFEAAERHCMQLWRQEPDNTGVLLLLSSIHFQCRRLDRSAHFSTLAIKQNPMLAEAYSNLGNVYKERGQLQEAIEHYRHALRLKPDFIDGYINLAAALVAAGDMEGAVQAYVSALQYNPDLYCVRSDLGNLLKALGRLEEAKACYLKAIETQPNFAVAWSNLGCVFNAQGEIWLAIHHFEKAVTLDPNFLDAYINLGNVLKEARIFDRAVAGYLRALSLSPNHAVVHGNLACVYYEQGLIDLAIDTYRRAIELQPHFPDAYCNLANALKEKGNVRKLVSEAEECYNTALRLCPTHADSLNNLANIKREQGNIEDAVQLYRKALEVFPEFAAAHSNLASVLQQQGKLQEALMHYKEAIRISPTFADAYSNMGNTLKEMQDVQGALQCYTRAIQINPAFADAHSNLASIHKDSGNIPEAIASYRTALKLKPDFPDAYCNLAHCLQIVCDWTDYDERMKKLVSIVADQLDKNRLPSVHPHHSMLYPLSHGFRKAIAERHGNLCLDKVLKTIKINALHKPAFEYPKDLKASGGRLRIGYVSSDFGNHPTSHLMQSIPGMHNPEKFEVFCYALSPDDSTNFRVKVVAEAHHFTDLSQIPCNGKAADRIHQDGVHILVNMNGYTKGARNELFALRPAPIQAMWLGYPGTSGAPFMDYIITDKETSPLEVAEQYSEKLAYMPNTFFIGDHANMFPHLKKKAVIDFKSNGHIFDNRIVLNGIDVKAFLDSLPDVKVIKMKCDNNQEAAGDTNGALSMPVIPMNTAAEAIINMINQGQIQVTINGFTVSNGLATTQLFSADEVVVSQTVSIKINNKAATGEEVPRTVVVTTRSQYGLPEDSIVYCNFNQLYKIDPPTLQMWANILKRVPNSVLWLLRFPAVGEPNIQQYALNMGLPGSRIIFSPVAPKEEHVRRGQLADVCLDTPLCNGHTTGMDVLWAGTPMVTMPGETLASRVAASQLNCLGCPELIAHSRQDYEDIAVKLGSDMEYLKMVRARVWKQRICSPLFNTKLYSTELEKLYLQMWEHHSNGNKPEHMVKFQTVETSENA; translated from the exons ATGGCGAGCTCCGTGGGGAACGTGGCCGATAGCACAG AACCGACAAAACGTATGCTTTCCTTCCAAGGGTTGGCCGAGCTGGCGCACCGGGAGTATCAGTCCGGGGACTTTGAGGCAGCCGAGCGCCACTGCATGCAGCTGTGGAGGCAGGAGCCTGATAACACAGGcgtgctgctgctcctgtccTCCATCCACTTCCAGTGCCGAAGACTCGACAG GTCTGCGCACTTCAGCACTTTGGCCATCAAACAGAACCCGATGTTGGCTGAAGCTTACTCCAACCTGGGGAACGTGTACAAGGAGCGTGGCCAACTGCAGGAGGCCATAGAGCACTATCGCCATGCTCTAAGACTAAAGCCAGATTTTATCGATGGATACATCAACTTGGCAGCTGCTCTGGTGGCTGCAGGGGACATGGAAGGAGCAGTCCAGGCTTATGTGTCTGCATTACAGTACAACCCT gaTCTTTATTGTGTGCGAAGTGACCTGGGCAACTTGCTTAAAGCCCTCGGGCGTTTGGAAGAGGCCAAG GCTTGTTACCTGAAAGCCATTGAGACTCAGCCCAACTTTGCAGTGGCTTGGAGCAACCTGGGGTGCGTGTTCAACGCCCAGGGGGAGATATGGCTGGCCATACACCATTTTGAAAAG GCTGTCACTCTGGATCCAAATTTCCTTGACGCTTACATCAATTTAGGAAACGTTTTGAAGGAAGCCAGAATCTTTGACCG GGCTGTGGCTGGATACCTGAGAGCCCTGAGTCTGAGCCCCAACCATGCAGTTGTCCATGGAAACCTGGCCTGCGTCTACTACGAGCAAGGTCTCATTGACCTGGCTATTGACACCTACCGTCGCGCCATTGAATTGCAGCCCCACTTCCCAGACGCCTACTGCAATTTGGCAAATGCCCTTAAGGAGAAAGGCAATGTAAGGAAGTTG GTTTCTGAAGCAGAAGAGTGCTACAACACGGCCTTGCGTTTGTGTCCAACCCATGCAGACTCTCTTAACAACCTGGCAAATATCAAGCGTGAGCAGGGCAACATTGAGGATGCAGTCCAGCTCTACAGAAAAGCCCTAGAG gTGTTCCCAGAGTTTGCTGCAGCTCACTCTAACCTGGCCagtgtcctgcagcagcagggaaaaCTCCAGGAGGCTCTCATGCACTACAAAGAGGCCATTAG AATCAGCCCCACATTTGCTGATGCCTACTCAAACATGGGTAATACACTGAAGGAAATGCAAGACGTACAAGGAGCACTTCAATGCTACACCCGTGCTATCCAGATTAACCCTGCCTTTGCTGATGCTCACAGCAACCTGGCCTCTATCCACAAG GATTCTGGAAACATCCCAGAGGCTATTGCATCTTACCGCACAGCCTTGAAACTCAAGCCAGACTTCCCTGATGCTTACTGCAACTTGGCACATTGCCTACAG ATCGTGTGCGACTGGACAGATTATGACGAGCGGATGAAGAAGCTTGTGAGCATTGTGGCCGACCAGCTGGATAAGAACCGCTTGCCTTCAGTGCACCCACACCACAGCATGCTTTACCCACTCTCTCACGGCTTCCGCAAGGCCATTGCTGAACGCCATGGAAACCTATGCCTGGACAAGGTACTCAAAACGATCAAA ATCAATGCACTGCACAAACCTGCTTTTGAGTATCCCAAGGACCTGAAGGCCAGTGGTGGTCGTCTGCGTATCGGCTACGTCAGCTCTGACTTTGGCAATCACCCCACTTCCCATCTGATGCAGTCGATTCCTGGAATGCACAATCCTGAGAAATTTGAG GTGTTCTGCTATGCGCTTAGCCCTGATGATAGCACCAACTTCCGTGTCAAAGTGGTAGCAGAGGCTCATCATTTCACAGACCTCTCACAG ATCCCTTGCAATGGAAAGGCAGCTGATCGTATTCATCAGGACGGAGTCCACATTCTGGTCAACATGAACGGATACACCAAAGGTGCCCGGAATGAACTGTTTGCCCTCCGCCCTGCCCCCATCCAG GCCATGTGGCTGGGTTATCCAGGAACCAGTGGGGCTCCCTTCATGGACTACATCATCACTGACAAGGAGACGTCACCACTGGAGGTAGCTGAGCAGTATTCAGAAAAACTGGCCTACATGCCCAATACGTTCTTCATTGGAGACCACGCCAACATGTTCCCTCACCTCAAG aaaAAGGCAGTGATCGATTTCAAGTCGAATGGACACATCTTTGACAACCGCATTGTTCTTAATGGTATTGATGTGAAGGCGTTTTTGGACAGTCTGCCCGATGTCAAAGTAATAAAG ATGAAGTGTGACAACAACCAGGAAGCTGCTGGGGACACAAATGGAGCGCTCTCCATGCCAGTGATTCCCATGAACACAGCAGCTGAAGCAATAATCAACATGATCAATCAGGGTCAAATCCAGGTCACGATCAATGGCTTCACTGTCAGCAATGGCCTGGCCACCACACAG CTCTTTTCAGCAGATGAGGTTGTAGTCTCTCAGACTGTGTCCATAAAG ATCAATAACAAAGCTGCCACTGGCGAGGAGGTGCCACGCACGGTCGTTGTGACAACCCGCTCCCAGTATGGTCTTCCAGAGGACTCCATTGTCTACTGCAACTTCAACCAGCTCTACAAGATTGACCCCCCTACTCTTCAAATGTGGGCCAAC ATCCTGAAGCGTGTGCCCAATAGCGTGCTGTGGCTTCTTCGCTTCCCTGCAGTGGGCGAGCCCAACATCCAGCAGTACGCTCTGAACATGGGTCTGCCTGGCTCTCGCATCATCTTTTCTCCTGTGGCACCCAAGGAGGAGCATGTGAGAAGGGGCCAGCTGGCTGATGTGTGCCTGGACACTCCTCTGTGTAATGGTCACACCACAGGCATGGATGTTCTCTGGGCTGGAACACCCATGGTCACCATGCCAG GTGAGACCCTTGCTTCCCGTGTGGCTGCATCACAACTCAACTGTCTGGGCTGCCCCGAGCTAATAGCCCATAGTCGCCAGGACTATGAGGATATAGCAGTCAAACTGGGCTCTGACATGGAATA CCTGAAGATGGTGAGAGCTCGTGTTTGGAAGCAGCGAATCTGCAGCCCACTTTTCAACACCAAGCTGTACTCAACAGAACTGGAGAAGCTCTATCTGCAGATGTGGGAGCACCACAGCAATGGCAACAAGCCAGAACACATGGTCAAGTTCCAGACAGTGGAGACCAGTGAGAATGCCTGA
- the LOC118319195 gene encoding UDP-N-acetylglucosamine--peptide N-acetylglucosaminyltransferase 110 kDa subunit isoform X8 yields the protein MASSVGNVADSTGLAELAHREYQSGDFEAAERHCMQLWRQEPDNTGVLLLLSSIHFQCRRLDRSAHFSTLAIKQNPMLAEAYSNLGNVYKERGQLQEAIEHYRHALRLKPDFIDGYINLAAALVAAGDMEGAVQAYVSALQYNPDLYCVRSDLGNLLKALGRLEEAKACYLKAIETQPNFAVAWSNLGCVFNAQGEIWLAIHHFEKAVTLDPNFLDAYINLGNVLKEARIFDRAVAGYLRALSLSPNHAVVHGNLACVYYEQGLIDLAIDTYRRAIELQPHFPDAYCNLANALKEKGNVSEAEECYNTALRLCPTHADSLNNLANIKREQGNIEDAVQLYRKALEVFPEFAAAHSNLASVLQQQGKLQEALMHYKEAIRISPTFADAYSNMGNTLKEMQDVQGALQCYTRAIQINPAFADAHSNLASIHKDSGNIPEAIASYRTALKLKPDFPDAYCNLAHCLQIVCDWTDYDERMKKLVSIVADQLDKNRLPSVHPHHSMLYPLSHGFRKAIAERHGNLCLDKINALHKPAFEYPKDLKASGGRLRIGYVSSDFGNHPTSHLMQSIPGMHNPEKFEVFCYALSPDDSTNFRVKVVAEAHHFTDLSQIPCNGKAADRIHQDGVHILVNMNGYTKGARNELFALRPAPIQAMWLGYPGTSGAPFMDYIITDKETSPLEVAEQYSEKLAYMPNTFFIGDHANMFPHLKKKAVIDFKSNGHIFDNRIVLNGIDVKAFLDSLPDVKVIKMKCDNNQEAAGDTNGALSMPVIPMNTAAEAIINMINQGQIQVTINGFTVSNGLATTQLFSADEVVVSQTVSIKINNKAATGEEVPRTVVVTTRSQYGLPEDSIVYCNFNQLYKIDPPTLQMWANILKRVPNSVLWLLRFPAVGEPNIQQYALNMGLPGSRIIFSPVAPKEEHVRRGQLADVCLDTPLCNGHTTGMDVLWAGTPMVTMPGETLASRVAASQLNCLGCPELIAHSRQDYEDIAVKLGSDMEYLKMVRARVWKQRICSPLFNTKLYSTELEKLYLQMWEHHSNGNKPEHMVKFQTVETSENA from the exons ATGGCGAGCTCCGTGGGGAACGTGGCCGATAGCACAG GGTTGGCCGAGCTGGCGCACCGGGAGTATCAGTCCGGGGACTTTGAGGCAGCCGAGCGCCACTGCATGCAGCTGTGGAGGCAGGAGCCTGATAACACAGGcgtgctgctgctcctgtccTCCATCCACTTCCAGTGCCGAAGACTCGACAG GTCTGCGCACTTCAGCACTTTGGCCATCAAACAGAACCCGATGTTGGCTGAAGCTTACTCCAACCTGGGGAACGTGTACAAGGAGCGTGGCCAACTGCAGGAGGCCATAGAGCACTATCGCCATGCTCTAAGACTAAAGCCAGATTTTATCGATGGATACATCAACTTGGCAGCTGCTCTGGTGGCTGCAGGGGACATGGAAGGAGCAGTCCAGGCTTATGTGTCTGCATTACAGTACAACCCT gaTCTTTATTGTGTGCGAAGTGACCTGGGCAACTTGCTTAAAGCCCTCGGGCGTTTGGAAGAGGCCAAG GCTTGTTACCTGAAAGCCATTGAGACTCAGCCCAACTTTGCAGTGGCTTGGAGCAACCTGGGGTGCGTGTTCAACGCCCAGGGGGAGATATGGCTGGCCATACACCATTTTGAAAAG GCTGTCACTCTGGATCCAAATTTCCTTGACGCTTACATCAATTTAGGAAACGTTTTGAAGGAAGCCAGAATCTTTGACCG GGCTGTGGCTGGATACCTGAGAGCCCTGAGTCTGAGCCCCAACCATGCAGTTGTCCATGGAAACCTGGCCTGCGTCTACTACGAGCAAGGTCTCATTGACCTGGCTATTGACACCTACCGTCGCGCCATTGAATTGCAGCCCCACTTCCCAGACGCCTACTGCAATTTGGCAAATGCCCTTAAGGAGAAAGGCAAT GTTTCTGAAGCAGAAGAGTGCTACAACACGGCCTTGCGTTTGTGTCCAACCCATGCAGACTCTCTTAACAACCTGGCAAATATCAAGCGTGAGCAGGGCAACATTGAGGATGCAGTCCAGCTCTACAGAAAAGCCCTAGAG gTGTTCCCAGAGTTTGCTGCAGCTCACTCTAACCTGGCCagtgtcctgcagcagcagggaaaaCTCCAGGAGGCTCTCATGCACTACAAAGAGGCCATTAG AATCAGCCCCACATTTGCTGATGCCTACTCAAACATGGGTAATACACTGAAGGAAATGCAAGACGTACAAGGAGCACTTCAATGCTACACCCGTGCTATCCAGATTAACCCTGCCTTTGCTGATGCTCACAGCAACCTGGCCTCTATCCACAAG GATTCTGGAAACATCCCAGAGGCTATTGCATCTTACCGCACAGCCTTGAAACTCAAGCCAGACTTCCCTGATGCTTACTGCAACTTGGCACATTGCCTACAG ATCGTGTGCGACTGGACAGATTATGACGAGCGGATGAAGAAGCTTGTGAGCATTGTGGCCGACCAGCTGGATAAGAACCGCTTGCCTTCAGTGCACCCACACCACAGCATGCTTTACCCACTCTCTCACGGCTTCCGCAAGGCCATTGCTGAACGCCATGGAAACCTATGCCTGGACAAG ATCAATGCACTGCACAAACCTGCTTTTGAGTATCCCAAGGACCTGAAGGCCAGTGGTGGTCGTCTGCGTATCGGCTACGTCAGCTCTGACTTTGGCAATCACCCCACTTCCCATCTGATGCAGTCGATTCCTGGAATGCACAATCCTGAGAAATTTGAG GTGTTCTGCTATGCGCTTAGCCCTGATGATAGCACCAACTTCCGTGTCAAAGTGGTAGCAGAGGCTCATCATTTCACAGACCTCTCACAG ATCCCTTGCAATGGAAAGGCAGCTGATCGTATTCATCAGGACGGAGTCCACATTCTGGTCAACATGAACGGATACACCAAAGGTGCCCGGAATGAACTGTTTGCCCTCCGCCCTGCCCCCATCCAG GCCATGTGGCTGGGTTATCCAGGAACCAGTGGGGCTCCCTTCATGGACTACATCATCACTGACAAGGAGACGTCACCACTGGAGGTAGCTGAGCAGTATTCAGAAAAACTGGCCTACATGCCCAATACGTTCTTCATTGGAGACCACGCCAACATGTTCCCTCACCTCAAG aaaAAGGCAGTGATCGATTTCAAGTCGAATGGACACATCTTTGACAACCGCATTGTTCTTAATGGTATTGATGTGAAGGCGTTTTTGGACAGTCTGCCCGATGTCAAAGTAATAAAG ATGAAGTGTGACAACAACCAGGAAGCTGCTGGGGACACAAATGGAGCGCTCTCCATGCCAGTGATTCCCATGAACACAGCAGCTGAAGCAATAATCAACATGATCAATCAGGGTCAAATCCAGGTCACGATCAATGGCTTCACTGTCAGCAATGGCCTGGCCACCACACAG CTCTTTTCAGCAGATGAGGTTGTAGTCTCTCAGACTGTGTCCATAAAG ATCAATAACAAAGCTGCCACTGGCGAGGAGGTGCCACGCACGGTCGTTGTGACAACCCGCTCCCAGTATGGTCTTCCAGAGGACTCCATTGTCTACTGCAACTTCAACCAGCTCTACAAGATTGACCCCCCTACTCTTCAAATGTGGGCCAAC ATCCTGAAGCGTGTGCCCAATAGCGTGCTGTGGCTTCTTCGCTTCCCTGCAGTGGGCGAGCCCAACATCCAGCAGTACGCTCTGAACATGGGTCTGCCTGGCTCTCGCATCATCTTTTCTCCTGTGGCACCCAAGGAGGAGCATGTGAGAAGGGGCCAGCTGGCTGATGTGTGCCTGGACACTCCTCTGTGTAATGGTCACACCACAGGCATGGATGTTCTCTGGGCTGGAACACCCATGGTCACCATGCCAG GTGAGACCCTTGCTTCCCGTGTGGCTGCATCACAACTCAACTGTCTGGGCTGCCCCGAGCTAATAGCCCATAGTCGCCAGGACTATGAGGATATAGCAGTCAAACTGGGCTCTGACATGGAATA CCTGAAGATGGTGAGAGCTCGTGTTTGGAAGCAGCGAATCTGCAGCCCACTTTTCAACACCAAGCTGTACTCAACAGAACTGGAGAAGCTCTATCTGCAGATGTGGGAGCACCACAGCAATGGCAACAAGCCAGAACACATGGTCAAGTTCCAGACAGTGGAGACCAGTGAGAATGCCTGA
- the LOC118319195 gene encoding UDP-N-acetylglucosamine--peptide N-acetylglucosaminyltransferase 110 kDa subunit isoform X4: protein MASSVGNVADSTEPTKRMLSFQGLAELAHREYQSGDFEAAERHCMQLWRQEPDNTGVLLLLSSIHFQCRRLDRSAHFSTLAIKQNPMLAEAYSNLGNVYKERGQLQEAIEHYRHALRLKPDFIDGYINLAAALVAAGDMEGAVQAYVSALQYNPDLYCVRSDLGNLLKALGRLEEAKACYLKAIETQPNFAVAWSNLGCVFNAQGEIWLAIHHFEKAVTLDPNFLDAYINLGNVLKEARIFDRAVAGYLRALSLSPNHAVVHGNLACVYYEQGLIDLAIDTYRRAIELQPHFPDAYCNLANALKEKGNVSEAEECYNTALRLCPTHADSLNNLANIKREQGNIEDAVQLYRKALEVFPEFAAAHSNLASVLQQQGKLQEALMHYKEAIRISPTFADAYSNMGNTLKEMQDVQGALQCYTRAIQINPAFADAHSNLASIHKDSGNIPEAIASYRTALKLKPDFPDAYCNLAHCLQIVCDWTDYDERMKKLVSIVADQLDKNRLPSVHPHHSMLYPLSHGFRKAIAERHGNLCLDKINALHKPAFEYPKDLKASGGRLRIGYVSSDFGNHPTSHLMQSIPGMHNPEKFEVFCYALSPDDSTNFRVKVVAEAHHFTDLSQIPCNGKAADRIHQDGVHILVNMNGYTKGARNELFALRPAPIQAMWLGYPGTSGAPFMDYIITDKETSPLEVAEQYSEKLAYMPNTFFIGDHANMFPHLKKKAVIDFKSNGHIFDNRIVLNGIDVKAFLDSLPDVKVIKMKCDNNQEAAGDTNGALSMPVIPMNTAAEAIINMINQGQIQVTINGFTVSNGLATTQLFSADEVVVSQTVSIKINNKAATGEEVPRTVVVTTRSQYGLPEDSIVYCNFNQLYKIDPPTLQMWANILKRVPNSVLWLLRFPAVGEPNIQQYALNMGLPGSRIIFSPVAPKEEHVRRGQLADVCLDTPLCNGHTTGMDVLWAGTPMVTMPGETLASRVAASQLNCLGCPELIAHSRQDYEDIAVKLGSDMEYLKMVRARVWKQRICSPLFNTKLYSTELEKLYLQMWEHHSNGNKPEHMVKFQTVETSENA, encoded by the exons ATGGCGAGCTCCGTGGGGAACGTGGCCGATAGCACAG AACCGACAAAACGTATGCTTTCCTTCCAAGGGTTGGCCGAGCTGGCGCACCGGGAGTATCAGTCCGGGGACTTTGAGGCAGCCGAGCGCCACTGCATGCAGCTGTGGAGGCAGGAGCCTGATAACACAGGcgtgctgctgctcctgtccTCCATCCACTTCCAGTGCCGAAGACTCGACAG GTCTGCGCACTTCAGCACTTTGGCCATCAAACAGAACCCGATGTTGGCTGAAGCTTACTCCAACCTGGGGAACGTGTACAAGGAGCGTGGCCAACTGCAGGAGGCCATAGAGCACTATCGCCATGCTCTAAGACTAAAGCCAGATTTTATCGATGGATACATCAACTTGGCAGCTGCTCTGGTGGCTGCAGGGGACATGGAAGGAGCAGTCCAGGCTTATGTGTCTGCATTACAGTACAACCCT gaTCTTTATTGTGTGCGAAGTGACCTGGGCAACTTGCTTAAAGCCCTCGGGCGTTTGGAAGAGGCCAAG GCTTGTTACCTGAAAGCCATTGAGACTCAGCCCAACTTTGCAGTGGCTTGGAGCAACCTGGGGTGCGTGTTCAACGCCCAGGGGGAGATATGGCTGGCCATACACCATTTTGAAAAG GCTGTCACTCTGGATCCAAATTTCCTTGACGCTTACATCAATTTAGGAAACGTTTTGAAGGAAGCCAGAATCTTTGACCG GGCTGTGGCTGGATACCTGAGAGCCCTGAGTCTGAGCCCCAACCATGCAGTTGTCCATGGAAACCTGGCCTGCGTCTACTACGAGCAAGGTCTCATTGACCTGGCTATTGACACCTACCGTCGCGCCATTGAATTGCAGCCCCACTTCCCAGACGCCTACTGCAATTTGGCAAATGCCCTTAAGGAGAAAGGCAAT GTTTCTGAAGCAGAAGAGTGCTACAACACGGCCTTGCGTTTGTGTCCAACCCATGCAGACTCTCTTAACAACCTGGCAAATATCAAGCGTGAGCAGGGCAACATTGAGGATGCAGTCCAGCTCTACAGAAAAGCCCTAGAG gTGTTCCCAGAGTTTGCTGCAGCTCACTCTAACCTGGCCagtgtcctgcagcagcagggaaaaCTCCAGGAGGCTCTCATGCACTACAAAGAGGCCATTAG AATCAGCCCCACATTTGCTGATGCCTACTCAAACATGGGTAATACACTGAAGGAAATGCAAGACGTACAAGGAGCACTTCAATGCTACACCCGTGCTATCCAGATTAACCCTGCCTTTGCTGATGCTCACAGCAACCTGGCCTCTATCCACAAG GATTCTGGAAACATCCCAGAGGCTATTGCATCTTACCGCACAGCCTTGAAACTCAAGCCAGACTTCCCTGATGCTTACTGCAACTTGGCACATTGCCTACAG ATCGTGTGCGACTGGACAGATTATGACGAGCGGATGAAGAAGCTTGTGAGCATTGTGGCCGACCAGCTGGATAAGAACCGCTTGCCTTCAGTGCACCCACACCACAGCATGCTTTACCCACTCTCTCACGGCTTCCGCAAGGCCATTGCTGAACGCCATGGAAACCTATGCCTGGACAAG ATCAATGCACTGCACAAACCTGCTTTTGAGTATCCCAAGGACCTGAAGGCCAGTGGTGGTCGTCTGCGTATCGGCTACGTCAGCTCTGACTTTGGCAATCACCCCACTTCCCATCTGATGCAGTCGATTCCTGGAATGCACAATCCTGAGAAATTTGAG GTGTTCTGCTATGCGCTTAGCCCTGATGATAGCACCAACTTCCGTGTCAAAGTGGTAGCAGAGGCTCATCATTTCACAGACCTCTCACAG ATCCCTTGCAATGGAAAGGCAGCTGATCGTATTCATCAGGACGGAGTCCACATTCTGGTCAACATGAACGGATACACCAAAGGTGCCCGGAATGAACTGTTTGCCCTCCGCCCTGCCCCCATCCAG GCCATGTGGCTGGGTTATCCAGGAACCAGTGGGGCTCCCTTCATGGACTACATCATCACTGACAAGGAGACGTCACCACTGGAGGTAGCTGAGCAGTATTCAGAAAAACTGGCCTACATGCCCAATACGTTCTTCATTGGAGACCACGCCAACATGTTCCCTCACCTCAAG aaaAAGGCAGTGATCGATTTCAAGTCGAATGGACACATCTTTGACAACCGCATTGTTCTTAATGGTATTGATGTGAAGGCGTTTTTGGACAGTCTGCCCGATGTCAAAGTAATAAAG ATGAAGTGTGACAACAACCAGGAAGCTGCTGGGGACACAAATGGAGCGCTCTCCATGCCAGTGATTCCCATGAACACAGCAGCTGAAGCAATAATCAACATGATCAATCAGGGTCAAATCCAGGTCACGATCAATGGCTTCACTGTCAGCAATGGCCTGGCCACCACACAG CTCTTTTCAGCAGATGAGGTTGTAGTCTCTCAGACTGTGTCCATAAAG ATCAATAACAAAGCTGCCACTGGCGAGGAGGTGCCACGCACGGTCGTTGTGACAACCCGCTCCCAGTATGGTCTTCCAGAGGACTCCATTGTCTACTGCAACTTCAACCAGCTCTACAAGATTGACCCCCCTACTCTTCAAATGTGGGCCAAC ATCCTGAAGCGTGTGCCCAATAGCGTGCTGTGGCTTCTTCGCTTCCCTGCAGTGGGCGAGCCCAACATCCAGCAGTACGCTCTGAACATGGGTCTGCCTGGCTCTCGCATCATCTTTTCTCCTGTGGCACCCAAGGAGGAGCATGTGAGAAGGGGCCAGCTGGCTGATGTGTGCCTGGACACTCCTCTGTGTAATGGTCACACCACAGGCATGGATGTTCTCTGGGCTGGAACACCCATGGTCACCATGCCAG GTGAGACCCTTGCTTCCCGTGTGGCTGCATCACAACTCAACTGTCTGGGCTGCCCCGAGCTAATAGCCCATAGTCGCCAGGACTATGAGGATATAGCAGTCAAACTGGGCTCTGACATGGAATA CCTGAAGATGGTGAGAGCTCGTGTTTGGAAGCAGCGAATCTGCAGCCCACTTTTCAACACCAAGCTGTACTCAACAGAACTGGAGAAGCTCTATCTGCAGATGTGGGAGCACCACAGCAATGGCAACAAGCCAGAACACATGGTCAAGTTCCAGACAGTGGAGACCAGTGAGAATGCCTGA